One Mus pahari chromosome 21, PAHARI_EIJ_v1.1, whole genome shotgun sequence genomic window, tgaaagaaaaaaaaaagaatgaggggaGTGGCATAGAAGaaagtttttaaagaacaaaacaacaacaaaaacaagaagtcCAGTGCGGGGCCGCGGTGAGATTGTCAATCAAAGGGTTTTGTGCCTGGGGGTTCCTTGCGGTTTCTAGCAGAGGTGTCCCAGGGCGGCCCCACAATGAATATGAATAGGAATCCTTGCTAACTGGGACAGCAAAGCGCACCGCCCTGAATGATGGCACGTCATCTTAACCAGCCCAGGATAGATAGGAGGGCTCCTTTTGTCTCTTTTCTCCACTGCAGCGCTATAAAAGCCCCTCTTTTACTGCAAGAGGTTAGTTCAGGCACACACCAATGCGCAGTGCAGGAAACAGCTAAACCAGAGATAGcgaaggaagccaggagagagagagagaggaggggcaacgCAGTAGTACCTTGacttttcttctctggtcttACCTCTGGGGAAGTGGGTTCCTggaccttgctttttttttttaattttttttttaaatttttttgtaaattCAAGATTCTCTTTAATTTCCTGCCTAAAGCCTCCTCAACCATAAGGCCGCATCTCCTGTAATAAAATGAATTCTGATTCGAGCTCTGTCTCCAGCAGAGCGTCATCTCCGGACATGGATGAGATGTACCTAAGagaccaccaccaccgccaccaccaccaccaccatcaggaGAGCCGTTTGAACTCGGTCTCCTCCACACAGGGCGATATGGTCCAGAAGATGCCAGGGGAAAGCCTCTCGCGGGCAGGCGCCAAGGCTGCGGGAGAAAGCAGCAAGTACAAAATCAAGAAGCAACTGTCGGAGCAGGATCTTCAACAGTTGCGGCTGAAGATCAACGGACGCGAACGCAAGAGGATGCACGACCTGAACCTCGCCATGGATGGTCTGCGCGAGGTCATGCCCTACGCTCACGGGCCCTCGGTGCGCAAACTCTCCAAGATCGCTACTCTGCTTCTGGCCAGAAACTACATCCTCATGCTCACCAGCTCCCTGGAGGAGATGAAGAGGTTGGTTGGAGAGATCTACGGAGGACACCACTCGGCCTTCCACTGTGGGACTGTGGGGCATTCGGCCAGCCACCCGGCACACGCAGCCAACGCTCTGCACCCCGTGCACCCTATCCTGGGCGGCGCGCTCTCCTCTGGCAATGCCTCGTCCCCGCTGTCCGCAGCCTCCCTGCCGACCATTGGCACCATCCGACCTCCCCACTCACTGCTCAAGGCGCCCTCCACGCCGCCCGCGCTACAACTGGGCAGCGGCTTCCAGCACTGGGCGGGGCTGCCCTGTCCCTGCACCATCTGCCAGATGCCACCACCGCCGCACCTGTCCGCTCTCTCCACCGCCAACATGGCCCGGCTTTCGGCTGAATCGAAGGACTTGCTCAAGTGAGCCACGGGCTGGCCCGGccgggaggaggaagggagagctgaggcaggggtcGTCGCAGTGCCGGgccaggagggaaggggagactGCTCGGCCTGCGGGAGGGTGGGCGCGCGGCCCCAGGCCTTGCCAGCGCCCTACAGATCCAGATTCCAGTTGACCCACCCCAGCGGGGCGTGCCAAAAACAAACTGGAATACCTAGGTGTTAGCGAAGGGGACTGGAACCCGAAGTCCTGTTTGCATGCATGCTTCTTTCCCTCACGCAGCGCCAGTATTTCCCACTGCCGTATGCTCTTGTCAAAACTGCATTTGTTGTTTAAAGATGGGATCGGTGGAGTTAAAAACTTGCAAAGGAACTTTGGAATTGGCTCTTTCTGGCTGTGTTCGTATCTTGGAGGAAAGACGGCTATCCATTTTGTGCAaagcaaatgtaaatatttcatcCAGCTAGATACAGTTATGAGTGTCTCTGCCCTTATAGATTTTTCGGagacaatggagagagagagagagagagagagagagagagagagagagagagagagagagagattcagaatCCAAGTTTTTAATCTCAGCCCAGGGCATGAACCTCTTATGTGGGTTTTCCTTTCCACGCAAATATAGGTCAAAAGAATGCATGCACGCTTCTAAATGAATCTTGTCTAAACATGTTGTGCGGGCTATAGTGGCATTTTCCTTGTAACAAGGATTTATTAGTGAATTCTCCAAAGTACTCCATATATCTGTCTGTGGttgtataaaatgaaaagggGGCCAGAGTGCAAAGATTCACACTCAATGAACATGGTGATTCTTTCCCCAGCCCAtgtctgtccctgcccctcaAATCTCATTCCAACTTTAGGGCTGTTCCAAGGGGCCCCCACTACAAAACTGGGCCTCCTTTAGAAGTTCATCCTACCCCCTTGCCAAATTATACTGCATGCAGGGTTGGCTCTGTGGGGTTGGCTCTGTCGGTTACCCCTCAGCTTTGAAAACATACtgggttttgggggagggggctgccacttttattttcctgaacaTTTGCTTGAATATTTTGTTAGGGCCTCAAAGACAAgacctgtctttattttttatatattcttgataagtatgatatatttattaataaccaGTGTTTCTGGACGAGATTTCAAATAAAAGAGAACCTTTAAATCGGTATTTGCCTTCGCTTAAATTTTTTAATCAATAGTGGTTGTGGGCCCAGTAAACTGTCTGGATATGGATGAGGGATTTTGATGGAAGGTTTTCCTCTGGTCATTTGTAAGTAAAGAGAAAAGATATACATTGGGGCTAATCACGGAACCTAAATGTCCTTCGAATGGCTGTAAATGCACCCCTTTTCTGTTTGAGATCCTTATTTCTCTGCAGCAATTAGATCCTCATAGACTCAAGAATTAAAAGTGGAAAGTACAGTCTGGAAGCTCAAGGTGGCAAGATGTGAGAGACATGGGGACAAGAAAGAAGCAGTAAGTTAATTTCTTCTTGCTTTAAAAGGACCTCTTTAGCCTTTTAGCCTATGTGTGCTATATCCAATATGTTTTACAAAATTTTAACACGTTAAACAACACTCACTTAGCCTGCCTGCCAAGGAAAGATGGGACCCCCACATCTGCTTTGTAAGTGAGCTACATCCCAAGGATTCTTAGTAGGaattcttccttgttttctctttcttagaTGATTGCAGTTGTGATTAGCCAAAAGCGCTCTGAACTTAAACATGGGCACCCTGAACTTAAACATGGGCTAACCCGGGGTCATTTTTATCAATCccattttgcttttcattctcAACTCCCATGTCTGCAGTGAAACACTCAAAATTCTTTCTAAATAAAGGAGAGTAATCCAGCTTCAGCAGGATTATTGTTTTGTTGAAAGAAGAcaagaaactgaactctggtGACAGTGTGGGGCCCCGAGTCTCTGTCTCCCCGAAAAGCAAACCCAGAATTGGCTTCTATGTTAAAAGATGCAATACCACCTTCCTGGGTCTCCTGTTAGGATTCAATCAGAAGCGCAtatctagagaaccctgacccTCCCCTGGCTAGGTCTGGAATGCCCACCTAGAACCCCCAGCCTTCTCGGGTCACTTCTATCCTCCTTCTCACAACCTGCTCCCACTATTCCTGTACCCATCTGCCACACATGCCTGAGTTAGGGAGGAATTCTAAAGTCCAGTCCacaagagggggggggggttgccttTTCCTCTGCTTGCTGTAGTCAGACAAATGGAAGAATAATTGTCTGTTTCCCCGAGTGTGATTCATTTCTCCGAGTGAGGAAAGTGTCTGTTGAGGATTTATTTGAAACCAACACAACACAAGGCAGCCCTCCAGCCTTGGCAGGAGTTTATTattcaggaagaggaggggagggacagtTTCATCAATCAGGAAGGCAACTTACTCCTGAGCCTCTTGCCTTTTCCACAAGTCTGGTCCTGGGGAAGACCCAAGCCTCAAATTGGGCTTATTTCTCCAGTGCCCAGACTTAATCAGAGGGTGGAGGAGAAGAACACCAAgctctgtctctttatctctgtctctctctgtgtgtgtctctgtctctctctgtgtcgctgtctctctctctctctctctttgtgtgtgtgtgtctgtgtgtgtacacaaagcAAAAGGAATCTGAAGGGCAGAACTCTATATCTACTTTCAGATCTTCACTGGAATAGAAAATAGACAATCCTCTCATCCAACGTAGAGGAGATCTTACAAATATCCCAAACTCTTTTCCCAGCCGTTAAAAACTTTCTTCTGTGCTCCAGGAGAACAAAACATTCTTAAACCATGTCAGGGACAGGGATAATGGACGTCAGGTTTCTGGGtttattgaaaagaagaaaatatcgcCAGTAGCCCCTAGCATAAAGTTGGGTATGTGTGGTGTTTTGACTGGTCCCTGGGTGTGAGTGTACAGGCTGACCTTTGTTCACAATTTTTCCTGTTCAGTTTTCAAACTCGCAGGACCACACTGAGGGGAAGGTGATAATAACAGTTCTTGCTCAGAGAGCCGGTTTCAATTATGAGTTCACAACTTCTTCACAAGTTCACAAGTTTTAAGTACTTTTAAATTCAACCTAGAAACACAGCCAGAATACTTCCAACCCTGAGTAGATGTTGCTTTgcatgaaagagaaaataaaacccactTTTAAAACCTCTTGGAGCCTTGCTGTCCACTGACGGTGAACCTAAGTCCCCAGAGGAAAGTGAAAGTGAGGTTGGCTTTTGTCACCAGGCCTGTACCAGATCTTCCTTCTTAAGGAGGGTCACCCCCACACCACACCCAACTCAGAGGCTTATTCCTTCAAAAGATCAGCCTGTGCTGGTGCAGCACTTCCTAGctacaggaagaacaggaagcTCTATGTATCCTCAAATgacctcctccccatctccaccaAGCCCTGGTGCTCTCAGAACCAAACGCAAAGACCACTCCACACAGGGGTAGGTTCCAGGAACACTAGCTTAGACCCATAGATTTTTCAGTGTCTTCCAGGTCTCATGAAGGGATTTGGCTTTTGAGACTCTCCTcttcccacctgcctctgagtgGAGGTCCCAACTGTACCCAAAGCTTGGCTCTCAGGTTGGAAGCTCAGTGGCTTTGCAGCTCCTCATCTCTGTGGCTAGTGGGTACCCTAACTGGCCTAGGACTCGCCTCTTTGGAGGCCTCTCggtgcgtgggggggggggggagacaataCCTTTCTTAGAACAGGACTTCCCCTCTTGTCTTAGGACTGCCTATTCCCCAGACTTGAGTCCACTGGCAGACAACTACCTTACCCAGGAAAGGAAAATGCCAGAAGAAACCATCTGGTCCAGGCACTCACCCTGGCCTTCCTAGACCTGTGATCCGCTGGGCCTCCACTCACCAGGTTTAGGGAGGAGGGGAATGCACaggtagggagagggaaagagaggaaggagagaaagtagGAGAAGTGGAAAGAGGTGAAAAAGGAAGATAGAGCATGCACAGGAGACTCTGGGagtgtcctctggaagacctAGACTCAAGGTGGGGCCCTTAGTAGGACTGTCAGCTCTTCTGAGAGTCTCTAGGAGAGGAGCTTTTGGGGCTGGAGGAGCATTCCTAGTCTCCCTAGTGCACTT contains:
- the Olig3 gene encoding oligodendrocyte transcription factor 3 encodes the protein MNSDSSSVSSRASSPDMDEMYLRDHHHRHHHHHHQESRLNSVSSTQGDMVQKMPGESLSRAGAKAAGESSKYKIKKQLSEQDLQQLRLKINGRERKRMHDLNLAMDGLREVMPYAHGPSVRKLSKIATLLLARNYILMLTSSLEEMKRLVGEIYGGHHSAFHCGTVGHSASHPAHAANALHPVHPILGGALSSGNASSPLSAASLPTIGTIRPPHSLLKAPSTPPALQLGSGFQHWAGLPCPCTICQMPPPPHLSALSTANMARLSAESKDLLK